A genomic window from Clostridium aceticum includes:
- the mnmE gene encoding tRNA uridine-5-carboxymethylaminomethyl(34) synthesis GTPase MnmE, producing the protein MYIDDTIAAIATAPGEAGIGIVRISGNKALDIVDTIFQSKPGKKLSEFPVRRMTYGHIVDPDTGEKIDEVLAYYTKGPYTYTKEDVVEINCHGGVIPVKKILQLVLRKGARAADAGEFTKRAFLNGRIDLAQAEAVMDLISAKTDKGFDVALDQLEGALSKQVSNTRKKLLDMLAHIEVSIDFAEEDIDEVTLDYLFNKGTEVQREIEHLLNTADAGKILREGLNTVIVGKPNVGKSSLLNALLRESRAIVTEVPGTTRDVIEEQLNIRGIPLKIMDTAGIRETEDIVERIGVEKSKEFFNKADLVIFMLDISTELTREDLEIMELIQNKKALILMNKMDLSQRADLEKIKTLMEHKKVIKISLIEEKGLEEVEEAIEDLVYKGEVRAKDRLLVTNVRHKNALERGLKNIGEGIEAITKKMPLDFIEVDIKNTWETLGEITGDTVAEDIIDHIFKNFCIGK; encoded by the coding sequence ATGTACATAGATGATACGATAGCTGCTATAGCGACAGCTCCTGGAGAAGCGGGTATAGGCATCGTAAGAATTAGTGGAAATAAAGCTTTAGATATTGTAGATACAATTTTTCAATCAAAACCTGGGAAAAAGTTAAGTGAATTTCCTGTTAGAAGAATGACCTATGGCCATATTGTTGATCCAGATACGGGAGAAAAAATAGATGAGGTGCTAGCTTATTATACAAAGGGACCTTACACTTATACGAAGGAAGATGTGGTGGAGATCAATTGTCATGGTGGTGTAATTCCTGTAAAAAAAATATTACAGTTGGTGCTAAGAAAAGGAGCACGTGCAGCTGATGCAGGAGAATTTACAAAAAGAGCTTTTCTTAATGGAAGAATAGATTTAGCACAAGCGGAAGCAGTAATGGATTTGATCAGTGCTAAAACAGACAAAGGTTTTGATGTGGCTTTGGATCAGTTAGAGGGAGCTTTGTCCAAACAGGTGAGTAATACAAGAAAAAAACTTCTAGATATGTTGGCTCATATAGAGGTTTCTATAGACTTTGCAGAAGAAGATATTGATGAAGTTACTTTAGATTACTTATTTAACAAGGGCACAGAGGTTCAAAGGGAAATAGAGCATTTATTAAATACTGCAGATGCAGGCAAAATCTTAAGAGAAGGATTAAACACTGTTATTGTAGGAAAACCCAATGTAGGAAAATCCTCTTTACTAAATGCTTTATTAAGAGAATCAAGAGCTATTGTCACAGAGGTGCCAGGCACCACCAGAGATGTTATTGAAGAACAGTTAAATATAAGAGGGATTCCTTTAAAAATCATGGATACAGCAGGCATAAGGGAAACTGAAGATATTGTTGAAAGAATAGGTGTTGAAAAGTCTAAAGAGTTCTTTAATAAGGCGGATTTGGTTATTTTTATGTTGGATATATCAACAGAGCTTACAAGAGAAGATCTAGAGATTATGGAATTAATCCAAAATAAAAAGGCTCTGATACTCATGAATAAAATGGATCTATCTCAACGGGCGGATTTAGAGAAGATAAAAACTTTAATGGAACATAAGAAGGTTATAAAAATTTCTTTGATAGAAGAAAAAGGGCTAGAGGAAGTGGAAGAAGCTATCGAGGACTTAGTATATAAAGGAGAGGTTAGAGCAAAAGATCGGCTTTTAGTAACAAATGTAAGGCATAAAAATGCTCTAGAAAGAGGATTAAAAAATATCGGAGAAGGTATAGAAGCTATTACAAAAAAAATGCCTTTGGACTTTATTGAAGTAGATATAAAAAATACATGGGAAACATTAGGAGAAATCACAGGAGATACAGTAGCAGAAGATATTATTGATCATATTTTTAAGAACTTCTGTATTGGAAAGTAA